One genomic segment of Actinoplanes ianthinogenes includes these proteins:
- a CDS encoding mycothiol transferase gives MDAKGVLQEAYGRLPELIGTAIDGLTPEQLRWAPRPGANSIGWLVWHLTRVQDHHLAELLDTEQVYLTGDWAARFGRKPDPSDTGYGHTAADVAAVVPESAQALTDYYQAVHERTVAYLGGLTEADLDRVVDRRWDPPVTLGVRLISVYDDDAQHAGQAAYVRGLLP, from the coding sequence ATGGACGCGAAAGGTGTGCTGCAAGAGGCATACGGCCGCCTGCCCGAACTGATCGGCACCGCGATCGACGGGCTCACCCCGGAGCAGCTCCGCTGGGCGCCGCGGCCCGGCGCCAACTCGATCGGCTGGCTGGTCTGGCACCTGACCCGGGTGCAGGACCACCATCTCGCCGAGCTGCTCGACACCGAGCAGGTCTACCTCACCGGCGACTGGGCCGCCCGGTTCGGCCGCAAGCCGGACCCGTCGGACACCGGTTACGGCCACACGGCCGCCGACGTGGCCGCGGTCGTCCCGGAGAGCGCTCAGGCGCTGACCGATTACTACCAGGCCGTGCACGAGCGGACCGTGGCCTATCTGGGCGGCCTGACCGAGGCCGACCTGGACCGTGTCGTCGACCGCCGCTGGGACCCGCCGGTGACCCTCGGCGTCCGCCTGATCAGCGTCTACGACGACGACGCCCAGCACGCCGGCCAGGCCGCGTACGTCCGCGGTCTCCTGCCGTAA
- a CDS encoding class I SAM-dependent methyltransferase: protein MVCQGRAAAHDRLAPDQFADPTAMALLRDDERALVDLVRKEQPPAEWSERVGFEMVARCAEMMVPRTLAIDEAVRERPATQVVILGAGLDGRAWRMPELADVTVFEVDQPASQQDKRDRAATLDGKPPVFVPVDFGRDRLGDALVAAGHRGAEPTTWVWEGVVPYLTRDEVATTVQAIASLSSPGSRLIVNYQARSMRSMFGRFVVQAMTKVADRPNPWAAEPWRSTWSPATMSRLLTRHGFTVRRDDDLHTLAPAGMDTESSTVSFRSSRVAVADI, encoded by the coding sequence ATGGTCTGCCAGGGCCGCGCCGCCGCACACGACCGGCTGGCGCCGGACCAGTTCGCCGATCCGACCGCGATGGCTCTGCTCCGCGACGACGAGCGGGCCCTGGTCGACCTGGTCCGCAAGGAGCAGCCCCCGGCCGAGTGGAGCGAGCGGGTCGGCTTCGAGATGGTGGCCCGCTGCGCCGAGATGATGGTGCCGCGGACCCTGGCCATCGACGAGGCGGTCCGCGAACGCCCGGCCACTCAGGTGGTGATCCTAGGCGCCGGCCTGGACGGACGTGCCTGGCGGATGCCGGAGCTCGCCGACGTCACCGTCTTCGAGGTCGACCAACCCGCCTCCCAACAGGATAAACGCGACCGCGCCGCGACGCTGGACGGCAAGCCTCCGGTGTTCGTGCCGGTCGACTTCGGCCGGGACCGTCTCGGCGACGCGCTCGTCGCGGCCGGGCACCGGGGCGCCGAGCCGACCACCTGGGTGTGGGAGGGCGTGGTTCCCTATCTGACCCGGGACGAGGTGGCGACCACGGTCCAGGCGATCGCCTCGCTCTCCTCCCCGGGCAGCCGGCTGATCGTCAACTATCAGGCCCGTTCGATGAGGTCGATGTTCGGCCGGTTCGTGGTCCAGGCCATGACCAAGGTCGCCGACCGCCCGAATCCGTGGGCCGCCGAGCCGTGGCGTTCCACCTGGTCGCCGGCGACGATGAGCCGCCTGCTGACCCGCCACGGCTTCACCGTCCGCCGCGACGACGACCTGCACACCCTCGCCCCGGCCGGCATGGACACCGAGTCGAGCACCGTGTCGTTCCGCAGCAGCCGCGTCGCCGTCGCCGACATCTGA